One window of Thermocoleostomius sinensis A174 genomic DNA carries:
- a CDS encoding sensor histidine kinase — translation MFQATRRRLALWYTTVTAILLLLFASGFYLYVRHTLVERIDDTLNHVAEVVQRSLIVEAVDSYPIDAANGGDRGRFQVNIEASFPSPAEAVEDDHIDLEWFSPSGELLWSTFSAPLNIPLHPNDGETVYGRFSETDPTASTSAATSETSFKRYPSSFALRQITHRVKIGPQDLGYLRVSHPWFEVTTPSRQLIRDLSVGTTLTIVAVAAIGWFLSGLAIAPVRDSYQRLKQFTADASHELRNPIAVIQTNVQVALADPDPHLQQDQLRVVERLTRRLGRLVDDLLFLARQDSGMTPLKLDAVDLEELIQEVIEEQQSVATDKSLTLVLKPPESISTKTVFNKTIEAHQSYTVQGDRDQLTRLFTNLISNAVQYTPAAGQIEVSLQRVKQSGHTQIQIQVKDTGIGIPMESLPHIFDRFYRVDPARTTLPTHSTKPPTSTGSGLGLAIAKVIVDNHQGQISVTSVPEQGTTFCVWLPLLTTET, via the coding sequence ATGTTTCAAGCCACTCGTCGTCGTCTTGCCCTTTGGTATACCACCGTCACAGCCATCCTGCTGTTGTTATTTGCCAGCGGCTTCTATTTGTATGTACGGCATACTCTAGTGGAACGTATTGACGATACCTTGAATCATGTGGCAGAGGTAGTGCAACGATCGCTGATTGTAGAAGCGGTGGACTCTTACCCCATCGATGCGGCAAACGGTGGCGATCGAGGGCGATTTCAGGTCAACATCGAAGCCAGTTTCCCCAGTCCTGCCGAAGCGGTTGAAGATGATCACATTGATCTAGAGTGGTTCAGCCCCAGTGGTGAGTTGTTGTGGTCTACATTTTCGGCTCCACTCAATATTCCGCTTCATCCCAACGACGGCGAAACTGTCTATGGCAGATTTAGTGAAACCGACCCAACCGCTAGCACCAGCGCTGCAACGAGCGAAACCTCATTCAAGCGGTATCCCTCTTCCTTTGCACTGCGGCAAATCACCCATCGCGTTAAAATTGGCCCGCAAGATTTGGGCTATTTGCGAGTCAGCCATCCCTGGTTTGAAGTGACCACCCCCAGCCGCCAATTGATTCGCGACCTCAGCGTTGGCACTACCCTAACGATTGTGGCGGTTGCTGCCATTGGGTGGTTTCTTTCTGGATTAGCCATTGCCCCGGTGCGCGATTCTTACCAACGGCTAAAGCAATTTACTGCCGATGCCTCTCACGAATTGCGTAATCCGATTGCTGTGATCCAGACCAATGTACAAGTAGCGCTGGCTGATCCCGATCCTCATTTGCAGCAAGACCAACTAAGAGTCGTGGAGCGATTAACTCGACGACTAGGGCGATTGGTAGATGATTTACTATTTCTGGCACGACAAGATAGCGGCATGACACCACTCAAACTGGATGCGGTTGATCTAGAAGAATTAATCCAAGAAGTAATTGAAGAACAGCAAAGTGTTGCAACAGATAAAAGCCTAACGCTTGTATTAAAACCTCCTGAATCTATTTCGACTAAAACTGTTTTTAATAAAACCATTGAAGCTCATCAGTCGTATACCGTACAAGGCGATCGCGATCAATTAACCCGTTTGTTTACTAATCTCATTAGTAATGCAGTGCAATATACGCCTGCTGCCGGTCAAATTGAAGTGAGTTTACAGCGGGTTAAGCAGTCAGGACATACTCAGATTCAAATTCAAGTGAAAGACACAGGCATTGGGATTCCGATGGAATCATTGCCCCATATTTTCGATCGGTTTTATCGGGTCGATCCAGCCCGCACAACACTACCAACCCATTCCACAAAGCCGCCAACCAGCACGGGTTCAGGTTTGGGACTAGCGATCGCCAAAGTAATTGTAGACAATCACCAAGGGCAAATTTCGGTCACAAGCGTTCCTGAGCAAGGCACAACGTTTTGTGTGTGGCTCCCGCTTCTGACAACTGAGACTTAA
- a CDS encoding Eco57I restriction-modification methylase domain-containing protein gives MRELLTAFLKDLARWRKFLRNWLAESEVGLDATQLDRTVQDIIDRAICLHLCASCKIAACWHCLILQPIHGSPTMILDRWVQATLQRLESFMQTCEINALPIALLGYSYEQFLSMNQTSNRKAQGAYYTPPDVVDYLIKHTLVPCLAKQRVTCLDFDLSQALRILDPACGGGAFLLRAYQYLLDWYQTQGNDNPDMHRSQFYQTYGGEWRLTLAAKQSILLNHIYGVDCDPTAVKLTQRSLLLQLLEGSAEEATIHLAQANWTVNSLRLDVTRLDKQICCGDALVGSDFYAQEPVDFNADDRIKPLDWEQAFPNAMKSGGFDVVIGNPPWLFTRTAKFDDRLKHYYQRHYFARSSLTETSRAKQTGKINLFTVFLFKFIELLHPNGRIGIVVPNTLLRTTVYEQARKYILDQCHIEQIVELGHDSISAITASVTLLILGKNATCSTLMVAQSIAPNAPIRILNKHLFLNNTSYVFSLSSSQQYQIFEKIMSTSARLSTLTQEIIEGIVCRKDQISTHPFTDRHQRLLEGKDVSRYAIAFRNKYLLFDRSQLHRPRPNYVWDSHEKIILRRIGGGTRALTGVLDTEYYYTFASTNNILLKADCPYDIRYVLALLNSQLLNDFYIQKFTNQSRLTVNIAKTFLEQLPIRSLNLNCSTDKQKHDRLVQAVDHMQSLHCQFKLAASPDEQHRLQQQIDTIDQQIDRWVYDLYELTETEIQRLKTPAAC, from the coding sequence ATGAGAGAATTGCTAACGGCATTCCTGAAAGACCTTGCTCGTTGGCGCAAATTCTTGCGGAACTGGCTAGCTGAGTCTGAGGTTGGGCTTGATGCAACGCAACTCGATCGCACCGTTCAGGACATCATCGATCGCGCCATTTGTTTGCATCTTTGCGCTAGCTGCAAAATAGCTGCTTGCTGGCATTGTTTGATTCTTCAACCTATTCACGGGTCGCCAACAATGATTCTCGATCGCTGGGTGCAGGCAACACTGCAACGGCTAGAGAGCTTCATGCAGACATGTGAGATCAACGCCCTGCCGATCGCCCTATTGGGATACAGTTATGAACAGTTCCTAAGCATGAACCAAACGAGCAACCGCAAAGCTCAAGGGGCTTATTATACGCCTCCGGATGTGGTTGACTACCTGATCAAGCATACACTTGTACCTTGCCTAGCAAAACAACGGGTAACTTGTTTAGACTTCGATCTGTCTCAAGCGCTACGCATTCTTGATCCAGCTTGCGGCGGCGGCGCGTTTCTGCTGCGGGCCTATCAGTATTTACTTGATTGGTATCAGACGCAGGGTAACGATAATCCTGACATGCATCGATCGCAGTTTTATCAGACCTATGGAGGCGAATGGCGCTTAACCTTAGCGGCGAAACAATCTATTTTGCTTAATCACATTTATGGTGTTGATTGTGATCCAACTGCGGTGAAGCTAACTCAGCGATCGTTGCTGCTGCAACTATTGGAAGGTAGTGCTGAGGAGGCAACAATCCATCTCGCTCAAGCAAACTGGACAGTGAATTCATTACGGCTTGATGTAACTAGGCTAGACAAACAAATTTGCTGTGGAGATGCGCTTGTTGGTTCTGATTTTTATGCACAAGAACCAGTTGATTTTAACGCTGATGATCGGATTAAACCCCTCGATTGGGAACAAGCTTTTCCAAATGCTATGAAATCCGGTGGTTTTGATGTAGTCATTGGCAACCCGCCTTGGTTATTTACACGCACTGCAAAGTTTGACGATCGACTGAAACATTATTATCAACGTCATTATTTCGCGCGATCGAGCCTAACTGAAACAAGTAGAGCCAAGCAGACTGGAAAAATTAATTTATTTACTGTGTTTTTGTTTAAGTTTATTGAACTTTTGCATCCAAACGGACGCATTGGTATTGTTGTACCCAATACTTTGTTGAGAACAACTGTTTATGAACAGGCTCGAAAATATATTTTAGATCAGTGCCACATAGAACAAATTGTTGAGTTGGGACACGACTCGATTAGCGCTATTACAGCATCCGTAACACTGTTAATTTTGGGAAAAAATGCAACTTGCTCTACGCTAATGGTTGCTCAATCGATTGCACCTAATGCACCCATTCGTATTCTCAACAAACATCTATTTCTAAATAATACAAGCTATGTTTTTAGCCTGAGTTCAAGTCAGCAATATCAAATATTTGAAAAAATTATGAGCACCTCTGCTCGTTTAAGTACTCTGACCCAAGAGATCATCGAAGGAATTGTTTGTCGTAAAGACCAAATTAGTACGCATCCTTTCACTGATCGCCATCAGCGCCTTTTAGAAGGTAAAGATGTTTCGCGCTATGCCATTGCGTTTCGTAACAAGTATCTGTTGTTCGATCGTTCACAGCTACATCGTCCACGTCCAAATTATGTTTGGGACAGCCATGAAAAAATTATTCTACGACGAATTGGTGGTGGAACCAGAGCATTAACGGGTGTATTAGATACAGAGTATTATTATACCTTTGCCTCAACTAACAATATTTTGCTTAAAGCAGATTGCCCCTATGATATTCGCTATGTGTTGGCGTTGTTGAACTCTCAGTTGTTAAATGACTTTTATATTCAAAAATTTACTAATCAATCGCGATTAACCGTAAACATCGCTAAAACCTTTCTAGAACAACTGCCAATTCGATCGCTGAATTTGAATTGCTCAACTGATAAACAAAAACACGATCGACTGGTGCAAGCGGTGGATCACATGCAATCGTTGCACTGCCAATTCAAATTAGCCGCTTCACCCGATGAACAGCACAGGCTACAACAGCAAATTGACACAATTGATCAGCAAATCGATCGATGGGTTTATGACTTATATGAACTGACTGAAACTGAGATTCAGCGACTAAAAACACCTGCCGCTTGTTGA
- the psaD gene encoding photosystem I reaction center subunit II PsaD: MTEALTGQTPLFGGSTGGLLTKAEEEEKYAITWTSPKEQVFEMPTGGAAIMRQGENLLYLARKEQCIALGAQLRTKFKPKMEDYKIYRVYPNGEIQYLHPADGVFPEKVNQGRGQVNTISHNIGSNPEPAAVKFTGKKTYEA, translated from the coding sequence ATGACAGAAGCTCTTACTGGACAAACCCCTTTGTTTGGTGGCAGCACCGGCGGGCTACTAACCAAAGCTGAAGAAGAGGAAAAATACGCGATTACTTGGACTAGCCCTAAAGAACAGGTTTTTGAAATGCCGACGGGTGGTGCAGCCATCATGCGGCAAGGCGAAAACCTGCTGTATCTGGCTCGCAAAGAACAGTGCATTGCTTTAGGGGCGCAACTGCGAACCAAGTTCAAGCCCAAAATGGAGGACTATAAGATCTACCGCGTTTATCCTAACGGTGAGATCCAGTATCTCCATCCGGCAGATGGTGTGTTCCCTGAAAAGGTGAACCAAGGTCGCGGTCAAGTGAATACAATTTCTCACAACATTGGCAGCAACCCCGAACCAGCCGCTGTGAAATTCACGGGCAAGAAGACTTACGAAGCGTAG